One window from the genome of Dioscorea cayenensis subsp. rotundata cultivar TDr96_F1 chromosome 3, TDr96_F1_v2_PseudoChromosome.rev07_lg8_w22 25.fasta, whole genome shotgun sequence encodes:
- the LOC120255509 gene encoding probable disease resistance protein At1g58390, which translates to MFILDELIGRDKIHVHVEGIKAKLHGLSESRISYGIANIGETGGTSKHSRSQDVIPILPQLNDDIDDEKKKIVKEVADISNTDRSVIAIVGMGGLRKTTLAKSIYNDHDVKRSFAKLAWVIISQEYTILDILKRISSEVSATSSRDEIQDLSVAISEKLKKGKYLVILDDVWKKDVWDQLQKVFPNVNNGSRVIITTHFLNVAKIANPTIQPHELSLLNEKESMELFLRKVFPRQDTETCCPIDLVDYAHQLFQRCSGLPLALVVTGGLMSTKPKSRDAWQKVFESMKRQFVEGNVLPKLTNLLKLKIYDVSNDHASALSSSLQKLGRLIQGDVIPLDNIITAFSNQHCLKKLKLNGRLNCKELPRTDVFPHPLVKLTLINSNLEQDPMPTLEKLQSLKYLQLFRSYIGKKMICSATGFPQLLTLDIEYFLELEEWKIEEKAMPCLKYLNLSACLELKVVLEGLKNVPLDELVLHFMPEDWSKIQYVPNFSCH; encoded by the exons ATGTTCATACTTGATGAATTGATTGGTCGAGATAAGATTCATGTCCATGTTGAAGGAATAAAAGCTAAATTGCATGGGTTATCTGAAAGTAGAATATCATATGGAATTGCTAATATAGGTGAAACAGGTGGCACAAGTAAGCACTCTAGAAGTCAAGATGTGATTCCTATATTACCTCAACTGAATGATGACATTGACgatgagaaaaaaaagattgtGAAAGAGGTGGCTGACATAAGCAACACTGATCGATCAGTGATCGCTATAGTCGGTATGGGTGGTCTGAGAAAGACCACACTTGCTAAATCCATTTATAATGATCATGATGTCAAGAGAAGTTTTGCTAAACTTGCATGGGTAATCATATCTCAAGAATATACCATCCTTGATATTTTAAAGAGAATCTCATCAGAAGTTTCAGCAACTTCATCAAGAGATGAAATCCAAGATCTCTCAGTCGCTATTTctgaaaaattgaagaaaggCAAGTATTTGGTCAttcttgatgatgtttggaaAAAAGATGTATGGGATCAATTACAAAAGGTTTTTCCAAATGTTAATAATGGAAGTAGAGTTATCATCACCACTCACTTCTTAAATGTTGCTAAGATTGCAAATCCTACCATCCAACCTCATGAATTGAGTTTGTTAAACGAAAAGGAGAGCATGGAATTGTTTCTTCGCAAGGTCTTCCCAAGACAAGATACTGAAACATGTTGCCCGATAGATTTGGTTGATTATGCTCATCAGCTTTTTCAGAGGTGTAGTGGCTTACCATTGGCACTAGTAGTCACTGGAGGACTTATGTCAACCAAACCAAAAAGTAGAGATGCATGGCAGAAAGTCTTTGAAAGCATGAAAAGGCAATTTGTGGAAG GGAATGTGTTGCCAAAGCTCACAAATCTACTCAAATTGAAGATATATGATGTCTCTAATGATCATGCCAGTGCACTATCTTCATCACTCCAGAAATTGGGTCGTCTTATACAAGGAGATGTAATTCCTTTGGACAATATCATTACAGCCTTTTCCAATCAACATTGCCTCAAGAAATTGAAACTCAATGGAAGGTTGAACTGCAAAGAGCTTCCACGCACCGATGTATTTCCTCACCCACTAGTGAAACTAACTCTGATTAATTCTAATTTGGAGCAAGACCCAATGCCAACACTAGAGAAGTTGCAATCTCTCAAATATCTACAACTTTTCAGGTCATATATAGGTAAAAAGATGATATGTTCGGCAACAGGTTTCCCACAACTATTGACCCTTGACATTGAGTATTTTCTTGAACTTGAGGAGTGGAAGATAGAGGAGAAGGCAATGCCATGTCTCAAGTATTTAAATCTCAGTGCTTGTCTGGAGCTGAAGGTGGTTCTTGAAGGACTAAAGAATGTTCCACTTGATGAATTGGTATTGCATTTCATGCCTGAAGACTGGTCCAAGATTCAATATGTGCCCAACTTCTCTTGTCATTAA